The following proteins are co-located in the Chloroflexota bacterium genome:
- a CDS encoding transposase, with amino-acid sequence LAYLRCPLAHHKAIRTTNLLERAFQESRRRTRVIPHFFTEKACLKLVFSALWQASQRWQRVSMTELEQQQLHLLRRELGLPLYNT; translated from the coding sequence CTGGCCTACCTGCGTTGCCCGCTGGCACACCACAAAGCGATCCGCACCACCAACCTGCTGGAGCGCGCTTTTCAGGAGAGCCGTCGGCGCACCAGGGTGATCCCACATTTCTTCACCGAGAAAGCATGCCTGAAACTGGTCTTCTCGGCCTTGTGGCAGGCAAGTCAGCGTTGGCAACGGGTGAGCATGACCGAGTTGGAGCAGCAACAACTGCATCTCCTGCGCCGCGAACTCGGATTGCCATTGTACAACACTTAG
- a CDS encoding MFS transporter codes for MKNLRAIEYITMNAYWFGLAYLWNGMHVIILPSLLLRFVPENLKNTYLGFLTFIGLVLAMLVQPISGAISDRSASRWGRRRPLILLGTVLDFVFIAGLALSTNYWMVFVSYFFLQLASNTAHGPAQGFIPDLVPEDKRGLLSGIKNLADIGGLIVGSLAAAYFMGSSPPNTIGALFSICAVLFVCAAITLTVHEQPQTMDQRTPLGESIAESIRRTFQIDYRLYPDYVWLIASRFLILLGIYAIQGFAQYYIRDVLRAPNPEGFTGSLVAIIGIFVFLLSLPAGYLADRVGRKPLIYLAGLVAAVAAFVLQFPRSFTGLAICGGFIGMALGIFLSANWALATDLIPKTEAGKYLGLSNLATAGAGATSRLIGPLIDTFNMLSPNLGYTLLFVIAAGVILAGTTLLHKVQVKSGFSCKIGDVGTL; via the coding sequence ATGAAGAATCTGCGTGCCATCGAATATATCACAATGAACGCTTACTGGTTTGGACTGGCCTACCTCTGGAATGGGATGCACGTCATTATTCTGCCTTCCCTACTCCTGAGATTTGTCCCCGAAAACCTCAAAAACACTTACTTGGGCTTCCTGACCTTCATTGGGCTGGTTCTGGCAATGCTAGTACAGCCTATCTCGGGTGCCATCAGTGACCGGTCGGCCTCGCGTTGGGGACGAAGGCGCCCTCTGATCCTGCTTGGCACGGTACTAGATTTCGTTTTCATTGCTGGGCTGGCTCTGTCCACTAATTATTGGATGGTCTTCGTGAGTTATTTCTTCCTCCAACTTGCCTCCAATACCGCCCACGGTCCAGCGCAAGGCTTCATACCGGATCTAGTGCCAGAAGACAAGAGGGGGTTGTTGTCAGGAATAAAGAACCTTGCCGACATCGGTGGCCTTATTGTTGGCTCACTGGCTGCGGCATACTTCATGGGCTCAAGCCCACCGAACACCATAGGGGCGTTATTTTCTATCTGCGCCGTCCTCTTTGTATGCGCCGCCATCACTCTAACCGTGCACGAGCAGCCCCAAACGATGGACCAACGCACACCCCTCGGAGAAAGCATCGCAGAAAGTATCCGACGGACTTTTCAAATAGACTATCGTCTCTATCCCGACTATGTCTGGCTTATCGCTTCACGTTTCTTGATTTTGTTGGGCATCTATGCAATCCAGGGTTTTGCCCAATACTACATTCGGGATGTTCTGCGCGCACCAAATCCCGAAGGCTTTACCGGCAGTTTGGTTGCCATCATTGGGATTTTCGTTTTCCTGCTATCCCTCCCGGCTGGCTATCTGGCGGACCGGGTCGGTCGCAAACCGCTGATCTATCTCGCAGGCCTCGTCGCTGCGGTCGCTGCATTCGTCCTGCAATTCCCGCGCAGTTTCACAGGTCTGGCCATATGTGGCGGTTTCATCGGCATGGCCCTGGGTATTTTCCTCAGCGCAAATTGGGCGTTGGCAACTGATCTAATACCCAAAACAGAGGCTGGAAAGTATCTGGGACTCTCAAACCTCGCCACAGCAGGTGCTGGTGCTACATCAAGGCTCATAGGGCCCCTGATCGACACGTTTAACATGCTCAGCCCGAATTTAGGGTACACTCTCCTGTTTGTGATCGCTGCGGGAGTTATACTCGCTGGTACTACTCTGCTTCACAAAGTGCAGGTCAAGTCAGGTTTTTCCTGTAAAATAGGCGACGTAGGTACGCTATGA
- a CDS encoding alpha/beta hydrolase encodes MSLVIILGLALLLVLTFLGYFGSETLIHPRRTPLSARPTDYHLPYEDVSFTTDDGIILHGWFVPAQHTRGTIVFCHGWSGNKEPDLKYVPWLWENGYSVLLFDFRNHGDSGGSATSMCYLERKDLLAALEYLRGRGVTQVGVMGFSMGAAVAIATAPLSPIIHAVIADSGFAELHCAIANGLRLRYSTLGPFAQPLARFIVFVAGWRIGLDLSQADPIHWVGRISPRPLFIIHGGRDPYVHSTEAQRLYAAAGEPKSIWLVTDAGHREADISYPQEYKESVLAFFDQWLTRRKEDLP; translated from the coding sequence ATGAGTTTGGTCATCATTCTTGGGCTTGCGCTTCTCCTAGTCCTCACTTTTTTGGGTTATTTTGGTTCAGAGACTTTGATTCATCCGCGCCGTACTCCCCTCTCTGCGCGGCCAACTGATTACCACCTTCCCTACGAAGACGTGAGTTTCACCACCGATGATGGCATTATCCTGCACGGCTGGTTTGTGCCAGCACAACATACCAGGGGTACAATTGTTTTCTGCCACGGGTGGTCAGGCAACAAAGAGCCCGATCTCAAATATGTCCCCTGGCTCTGGGAAAACGGTTATTCGGTCCTCCTCTTCGATTTTCGTAACCACGGGGATAGCGGTGGAAGCGCAACTTCCATGTGCTATCTGGAACGAAAAGATCTGCTGGCCGCTCTGGAGTACCTGCGCGGCCGCGGCGTTACGCAGGTGGGTGTGATGGGCTTCTCGATGGGCGCAGCGGTGGCCATCGCCACTGCCCCTCTCAGCCCGATCATTCATGCCGTGATCGCCGACAGCGGCTTTGCTGAGTTACATTGCGCCATCGCTAATGGCCTGCGGCTGCGCTACTCAACTCTAGGACCTTTTGCACAACCATTAGCGCGTTTTATCGTATTCGTCGCAGGTTGGCGGATAGGCTTAGATTTGAGCCAGGCAGACCCTATTCATTGGGTGGGACGCATCAGCCCACGGCCGCTCTTTATCATCCACGGTGGTCGCGATCCTTATGTTCATTCGACAGAGGCACAGCGCCTCTATGCAGCAGCCGGAGAGCCGAAGTCCATTTGGCTTGTTACTGATGCCGGTCACCGCGAGGCAGATATCTCCTATCCCCAGGAGTACAAAGAGAGTGTGTTGGCTTTCTTTGATCAATGGCTCACCCGAAGAAAGGAAGATTTGCCATGA